A genomic region of Acipenser ruthenus chromosome 9, fAciRut3.2 maternal haplotype, whole genome shotgun sequence contains the following coding sequences:
- the LOC117405380 gene encoding uncharacterized protein LOC117405380 isoform X4 — MSFFIFLLFGVFLNTVVSENSKRILIHKNVTGVLGKEAVFQCEYTGMENVSYSNWFTKTDTTKVKVVGYNEKVYVNNKRFSYPQSNKNLTVKITRTQLEDENIYICAFSTAAQELEETLYLTVLVPPDVYISSSAQTENEDEYQSIECTAFNSKPAANISWVVSGLIADSITQTINKHLNGTFTQRSVYRFPTYLHEGKDITCMVDHPTFTEVKTMMIQVPSYTVPNMTVQIYTTNENETEYKTIECTAAKGKPAAKITWVLPENKSGEINYGITADNGTETVTSTYRFPAHLHEGQSINCVIEHPKLAIKEVKTVSLPAYYLSSMHVRDGETVNKPNPTENEVMYRVVLKVGQRNQTIVIEVEGNVPRYTLKCIKQNDSLPLDIKVVKNGIFFEGPIKESHSGILICIASYHGHQLSVPVEIQVYSEKPVPPNISTLVFDEAEHKVIRCIAANSKPAARITWNLPGNLPGDVMYNSAFENGTHTVIGDVSISADLPEEHNITCVIEHPAFEAPETRIIHIPTSYISSIKVLHESRMNGKVILQRGRPNQTIELKVNGNVPLYRLECRRMHGVSPVKLLGNVLFFEGPFKESQSGIYICEASYYHHRASVQIDVRITSEDRSWEYILICFSAATGLTIIATVFICIIIKVCKEPSQDHPKSKNSSSNNSGDSMEHLTRIMLEQKSPALQKMHAKEKQEEYTELVHYSIVIDLKTYV; from the exons ATGAGTTTCTTCATTTTTCTGCTTTTCGGTGTATTTCTCAATACAGTGG TATCTGAGAATTCCAAGAGGATCTTAATACATAAAAATGTCACAGGTGTGCTGGGTAAAGAAGCTGTCTTCCAATGTGAATATACCGGAATGGAAAATGTATCATATTCCAACTGGTTTACAAAAACAGATACAACAAAAGTCAAAGTGGTTGGCTATAATGAAAAGGTCTATGTAAATAACAAACGCTTTAGTTATCCACAGTCTAACAAAAACCTCACTGTCAAGATTACTAGAACTCAGCTTGaagatgaaaatatatatatttgtgctttCTCTACTGCTGCACAAGAACTGGAAGAAACACTTTATCTCACGGTTTTAG TTCCCCCAGATGTCTACATATCCAGCTCAGCACAAACAGAAAATGAAGATGAGTATCAATCTATTGAATGCACAGCCTTCAATTCCAAACCAGCCGCTAATATCTCCTGGGTTGTATCTGGCCTCATTGCGGACAGCATtacacaaacaataaataaacacctaAATGGCACATTCACCCAGAGGAGTGTATATAGATTCCCTACCTATTTACATGAAGGAAAGGATATAACTTGTATGGTAGACCACCCAACATTTACTGAGGTAAAGACGATGATGATACAAGTGCCATCCTACA CTGTCCCAAACATGACCGTTCAAATATATacaacaaatgaaaatgaaactgaaTATAAAACTATTGAATGCACAGCAGCTAAAGGCAAACCAGCAGCAAAGATCACATGGGTCCTCCCTGAAAATAAAAGTGGGGAAATCAACTATGGTATTACAGCAGACAATGGGACTGAGACAGTTACCAGCACATATCGATTTCCAGCACATCTGCATGAGGGGCAGAGCATCAATTGTGTAATAGAACACCCTAAACTTGCCATCAAAGAGGTGAAAACCGTATCACTTCCAGCTTATT ACCTTTCCTCTATGCATGTGCGGGACGGAGAAACTGTAAACAAACCAAATCCCACTGAAAATGAGGTCATGTACAGAGTAGTGCTGAAAGTGGGTCAGCGTAATCAAACCATTGTGATAGAAGTTGAAGGAAATGTACCCCGCTACACACTGAAATGCATCAA ACAGAATGATTCACTTCCACTTGACATAAAAGTGGtgaaaaatggcattttttttgaAGGACCAATTAAGGAAAGTCATTCGGGgattttaatttgtattgcttCCTACCATGGCCATCAACTGTCAGTCCCAGTGGAAATACAGGTCTATTCAGAAAAGCCAG TTCCACCCAACATTAGCACTCTGGTGTTCGATGAAGCAGAACATAAAGTCATTAGGTGCATAGCAGCCAACAGCAAACCAGCAGCAAGGATCACTTGGAATCTGCCTGGAAACCTTCCTGGAGATGTGATGTATAACAGCGCATTTGAAAATGGAACACACACGGTTATTGGTGATGTTAGCATTTCAGCTGACTTGCCTGAGGAACACAATATCACTTGTGTGATTGAACACCCAGCCTTTGAAGCTCCAGAGACCAGGATAATACACATTCCTACATCCT ATATTTCTTCCATAAAAGTATTACATGAAAGTCGAATGAATGGCAAAGTAATCCTGCAGAGGGGTCGTCCAAACCAGACAATTGAACTGAAAGTGAATGGCAATGTACCACTGTACCGTTTAGAATGTAGGAG GATGCATGGTGTGTCTCCTGTGAAACTGCTGGGAAATGTACTGTTCTTTGAAGGGCCTTTTAAGGAAAGTCAGTCTGGAATATACATCTGTGAGGCATCGTACTACCATCATCGAGCTTCTGTTCAGATTGATGTTAGAATTACCTCAGAAGACAGATCCT gGGAGTATATCCTGATATGTTTTTCAGCAGCAACAGGACTCACCATAATTGCAACAGTTTTTATCTGCATCATTATCAAAGTCTG
- the LOC117405380 gene encoding uncharacterized protein LOC117405380 isoform X3 has protein sequence MSFFIFLLFGVFLNTVVSENSKRILIHKNVTGVLGKEAVFQCEYTGMENVSYSNWFTKTDTTKVKVVGYNEKVYVNNKRFSYPQSNKNLTVKITRTQLEDENIYICAFSTAAQELEETLYLTVLVPPDVYISSSAQTENEDEYQSIECTAFNSKPAANISWVVSGLIADSITQTINKHLNGTFTQRSVYRFPTYLHEGKDITCMVDHPTFTEVKTMMIQVPSYTVPNMTVQIYTTNENETEYKTIECTAAKGKPAAKITWVLPENKSGEINYGITADNGTETVTSTYRFPAHLHEGQSINCVIEHPKLAIKEVKTVSLPAYYLSSMHVRDGETVNKPNPTENEVMYRVVLKVGQRNQTIVIEVEGNVPRYTLKCIKQNDSLPLDIKVVKNGIFFEGPIKESHSGILICIASYHGHQLSVPVEIQVYSEKPVPPNISTLVFDEAEHKVIRCIAANSKPAARITWNLPGNLPGDVMYNSAFENGTHTVIGDVSISADLPEEHNITCVIEHPAFEAPETRIIHIPTSYPNIIIKIFLATPKNTQNRLAVCQSIGSPTGKISWVLPKNNTGNITYKYENGTGMLTSIYEFPFALHEGQNITCVINHGERLATEKRIIHIPQYYISSIKVLHESRMNGKVILQRGRPNQTIELKVNGNVPLYRLECRRMHGVSPVKLLGNVLFFEGPFKESQSGIYICEASYYHHRASVQIDVRITSEDRSWEYILICFSAATGLTIIATVFICIIIKVCKEPSQDHPKSKNSSSNNSGDSMEHLTRIMLEQKSPALQKMHAKEKQEEYTELVHYSIVIDLKTYV, from the exons ATGAGTTTCTTCATTTTTCTGCTTTTCGGTGTATTTCTCAATACAGTGG TATCTGAGAATTCCAAGAGGATCTTAATACATAAAAATGTCACAGGTGTGCTGGGTAAAGAAGCTGTCTTCCAATGTGAATATACCGGAATGGAAAATGTATCATATTCCAACTGGTTTACAAAAACAGATACAACAAAAGTCAAAGTGGTTGGCTATAATGAAAAGGTCTATGTAAATAACAAACGCTTTAGTTATCCACAGTCTAACAAAAACCTCACTGTCAAGATTACTAGAACTCAGCTTGaagatgaaaatatatatatttgtgctttCTCTACTGCTGCACAAGAACTGGAAGAAACACTTTATCTCACGGTTTTAG TTCCCCCAGATGTCTACATATCCAGCTCAGCACAAACAGAAAATGAAGATGAGTATCAATCTATTGAATGCACAGCCTTCAATTCCAAACCAGCCGCTAATATCTCCTGGGTTGTATCTGGCCTCATTGCGGACAGCATtacacaaacaataaataaacacctaAATGGCACATTCACCCAGAGGAGTGTATATAGATTCCCTACCTATTTACATGAAGGAAAGGATATAACTTGTATGGTAGACCACCCAACATTTACTGAGGTAAAGACGATGATGATACAAGTGCCATCCTACA CTGTCCCAAACATGACCGTTCAAATATATacaacaaatgaaaatgaaactgaaTATAAAACTATTGAATGCACAGCAGCTAAAGGCAAACCAGCAGCAAAGATCACATGGGTCCTCCCTGAAAATAAAAGTGGGGAAATCAACTATGGTATTACAGCAGACAATGGGACTGAGACAGTTACCAGCACATATCGATTTCCAGCACATCTGCATGAGGGGCAGAGCATCAATTGTGTAATAGAACACCCTAAACTTGCCATCAAAGAGGTGAAAACCGTATCACTTCCAGCTTATT ACCTTTCCTCTATGCATGTGCGGGACGGAGAAACTGTAAACAAACCAAATCCCACTGAAAATGAGGTCATGTACAGAGTAGTGCTGAAAGTGGGTCAGCGTAATCAAACCATTGTGATAGAAGTTGAAGGAAATGTACCCCGCTACACACTGAAATGCATCAA ACAGAATGATTCACTTCCACTTGACATAAAAGTGGtgaaaaatggcattttttttgaAGGACCAATTAAGGAAAGTCATTCGGGgattttaatttgtattgcttCCTACCATGGCCATCAACTGTCAGTCCCAGTGGAAATACAGGTCTATTCAGAAAAGCCAG TTCCACCCAACATTAGCACTCTGGTGTTCGATGAAGCAGAACATAAAGTCATTAGGTGCATAGCAGCCAACAGCAAACCAGCAGCAAGGATCACTTGGAATCTGCCTGGAAACCTTCCTGGAGATGTGATGTATAACAGCGCATTTGAAAATGGAACACACACGGTTATTGGTGATGTTAGCATTTCAGCTGACTTGCCTGAGGAACACAATATCACTTGTGTGATTGAACACCCAGCCTTTGAAGCTCCAGAGACCAGGATAATACACATTCCTACATCCT ATCCAAATATTATCATTAAAATTTTTTTGGCTacaccaaaaaacacacaaaatagatTAGCTGTATGCCAGTCCATTGGGAGTCCAACTGGAAAAATCTCTTGGGTCCTACCAAAGAATAATACTGGGAATATAACATACAAATATGAAAATGGAACAGGAATGCTTACCAGTATCTATGAATTTCCATTTGCCCTACATGAAGGGCAGAACATAACTTGTGTTATTAATCATGGAGAGCGTCTGGCTACAGAGAAAAGGATAATACACATACCTCAGTACT ATATTTCTTCCATAAAAGTATTACATGAAAGTCGAATGAATGGCAAAGTAATCCTGCAGAGGGGTCGTCCAAACCAGACAATTGAACTGAAAGTGAATGGCAATGTACCACTGTACCGTTTAGAATGTAGGAG GATGCATGGTGTGTCTCCTGTGAAACTGCTGGGAAATGTACTGTTCTTTGAAGGGCCTTTTAAGGAAAGTCAGTCTGGAATATACATCTGTGAGGCATCGTACTACCATCATCGAGCTTCTGTTCAGATTGATGTTAGAATTACCTCAGAAGACAGATCCT gGGAGTATATCCTGATATGTTTTTCAGCAGCAACAGGACTCACCATAATTGCAACAGTTTTTATCTGCATCATTATCAAAGTCTG
- the LOC117405380 gene encoding uncharacterized protein LOC117405380 isoform X2: MSFFIFLLFGVFLNTVVSENSKRILIHKNVTGVLGKEAVFQCEYTGMENVSYSNWFTKTDTTKVKVVGYNEKVYVNNKRFSYPQSNKNLTVKITRTQLEDENIYICAFSTAAQELEETLYLTVLVPPDVYISSSAQTENEDEYQSIECTAFNSKPAANISWVVSGLIADSITQTINKHLNGTFTQRSVYRFPTYLHEGKDITCMVDHPTFTEVKTMMIQVPSYTVPNMTVQIYTTNENETEYKTIECTAAKGKPAAKITWVLPENKSGEINYGITADNGTETVTSTYRFPAHLHEGQSINCVIEHPKLAIKEVKTVSLPAYYLSSMHVRDGETVNKPNPTENEVMYRVVLKVGQRNQTIVIEVEGNVPRYTLKCIKQNDSLPLDIKVVKNGIFFEGPIKESHSGILICIASYHGHQLSVPVEIQVYSEKPVPPNISTLVFDEAEHKVIRCIAANSKPAARITWNLPGNLPGDVMYNSAFENGTHTVIGDVSISADLPEEHNITCVIEHPAFEAPETRIIHIPTSLVPPNISFMVLDETEQKVIQCIAANSKPAARITWNLPGNLPKEIMYNSTFRNGTYTAISAFRLSAYLPEEHNVTCVIEHPALHDPETRTIHIPPCYPNIIIKIFLATPKNTQNRLAVCQSIGSPTGKISWVLPKNNTGNITYKYENGTGMLTSIYEFPFALHEGQNITCVINHGERLATEKRIIHIPQYYISSIKVLHESRMNGKVILQRGRPNQTIELKVNGNVPLYRLECRRMHGVSPVKLLGNVLFFEGPFKESQSGIYICEASYYHHRASVQIDVRITSEDRSWEYILICFSAATGLTIIATVFICIIIKVCKEPSQDHPKSKNSSSNNSGDSMEHLTRIMLEQKSPALQKMHAKEKQEEYTELVHYSIVIDLKTYV, from the exons ATGAGTTTCTTCATTTTTCTGCTTTTCGGTGTATTTCTCAATACAGTGG TATCTGAGAATTCCAAGAGGATCTTAATACATAAAAATGTCACAGGTGTGCTGGGTAAAGAAGCTGTCTTCCAATGTGAATATACCGGAATGGAAAATGTATCATATTCCAACTGGTTTACAAAAACAGATACAACAAAAGTCAAAGTGGTTGGCTATAATGAAAAGGTCTATGTAAATAACAAACGCTTTAGTTATCCACAGTCTAACAAAAACCTCACTGTCAAGATTACTAGAACTCAGCTTGaagatgaaaatatatatatttgtgctttCTCTACTGCTGCACAAGAACTGGAAGAAACACTTTATCTCACGGTTTTAG TTCCCCCAGATGTCTACATATCCAGCTCAGCACAAACAGAAAATGAAGATGAGTATCAATCTATTGAATGCACAGCCTTCAATTCCAAACCAGCCGCTAATATCTCCTGGGTTGTATCTGGCCTCATTGCGGACAGCATtacacaaacaataaataaacacctaAATGGCACATTCACCCAGAGGAGTGTATATAGATTCCCTACCTATTTACATGAAGGAAAGGATATAACTTGTATGGTAGACCACCCAACATTTACTGAGGTAAAGACGATGATGATACAAGTGCCATCCTACA CTGTCCCAAACATGACCGTTCAAATATATacaacaaatgaaaatgaaactgaaTATAAAACTATTGAATGCACAGCAGCTAAAGGCAAACCAGCAGCAAAGATCACATGGGTCCTCCCTGAAAATAAAAGTGGGGAAATCAACTATGGTATTACAGCAGACAATGGGACTGAGACAGTTACCAGCACATATCGATTTCCAGCACATCTGCATGAGGGGCAGAGCATCAATTGTGTAATAGAACACCCTAAACTTGCCATCAAAGAGGTGAAAACCGTATCACTTCCAGCTTATT ACCTTTCCTCTATGCATGTGCGGGACGGAGAAACTGTAAACAAACCAAATCCCACTGAAAATGAGGTCATGTACAGAGTAGTGCTGAAAGTGGGTCAGCGTAATCAAACCATTGTGATAGAAGTTGAAGGAAATGTACCCCGCTACACACTGAAATGCATCAA ACAGAATGATTCACTTCCACTTGACATAAAAGTGGtgaaaaatggcattttttttgaAGGACCAATTAAGGAAAGTCATTCGGGgattttaatttgtattgcttCCTACCATGGCCATCAACTGTCAGTCCCAGTGGAAATACAGGTCTATTCAGAAAAGCCAG TTCCACCCAACATTAGCACTCTGGTGTTCGATGAAGCAGAACATAAAGTCATTAGGTGCATAGCAGCCAACAGCAAACCAGCAGCAAGGATCACTTGGAATCTGCCTGGAAACCTTCCTGGAGATGTGATGTATAACAGCGCATTTGAAAATGGAACACACACGGTTATTGGTGATGTTAGCATTTCAGCTGACTTGCCTGAGGAACACAATATCACTTGTGTGATTGAACACCCAGCCTTTGAAGCTCCAGAGACCAGGATAATACACATTCCTACATCCT TAGTTCCCCCAAACATTAGTTTTATGGTATTAGACGAAACAGAACAAAAAGTAATTCAGTGCATAGCAGCCAATAGCAAACCAGCAGCAAGGATCACCTGGAATCTGCCTGGAAACCTTCCTAAAGAAATAATGTATAACAGTACATTTCGAAATGGCACATACACTGCAATTAGTGCTTTTAGGCTTTCTGCATACTTGCCTGAGGAGCACAATGTCACTTGTGTGATCGAACACCCAGCACTTCATGATCCAGAGACCAGGACAATACACATTCCTCCATGCT ATCCAAATATTATCATTAAAATTTTTTTGGCTacaccaaaaaacacacaaaatagatTAGCTGTATGCCAGTCCATTGGGAGTCCAACTGGAAAAATCTCTTGGGTCCTACCAAAGAATAATACTGGGAATATAACATACAAATATGAAAATGGAACAGGAATGCTTACCAGTATCTATGAATTTCCATTTGCCCTACATGAAGGGCAGAACATAACTTGTGTTATTAATCATGGAGAGCGTCTGGCTACAGAGAAAAGGATAATACACATACCTCAGTACT ATATTTCTTCCATAAAAGTATTACATGAAAGTCGAATGAATGGCAAAGTAATCCTGCAGAGGGGTCGTCCAAACCAGACAATTGAACTGAAAGTGAATGGCAATGTACCACTGTACCGTTTAGAATGTAGGAG GATGCATGGTGTGTCTCCTGTGAAACTGCTGGGAAATGTACTGTTCTTTGAAGGGCCTTTTAAGGAAAGTCAGTCTGGAATATACATCTGTGAGGCATCGTACTACCATCATCGAGCTTCTGTTCAGATTGATGTTAGAATTACCTCAGAAGACAGATCCT gGGAGTATATCCTGATATGTTTTTCAGCAGCAACAGGACTCACCATAATTGCAACAGTTTTTATCTGCATCATTATCAAAGTCTG
- the LOC117405380 gene encoding uncharacterized protein LOC117405380 isoform X1, with protein sequence MSFFIFLLFGVFLNTVVSENSKRILIHKNVTGVLGKEAVFQCEYTGMENVSYSNWFTKTDTTKVKVVGYNEKVYVNNKRFSYPQSNKNLTVKITRTQLEDENIYICAFSTAAQELEETLYLTVLVPPDVYISSSAQTENEDEYQSIECTAFNSKPAANISWVVSGLIADSITQTINKHLNGTFTQRSVYRFPTYLHEGKDITCMVDHPTFTEVKTMMIQVPSYTVPNMTVQIYTTNENETEYKTIECTAAKGKPAAKITWVLPENKSGEINYGITADNGTETVTSTYRFPAHLHEGQSINCVIEHPKLAIKEVKTVSLPAYYLSSMHVRDGETVNKPNPTENEVMYRVVLKVGQRNQTIVIEVEGNVPRYTLKCIKQNDSLPLDIKVVKNGIFFEGPIKESHSGILICIASYHGHQLSVPVEIQVYSEKPVPPNISTLVFDEAEHKVIRCIAANSKPAARITWNLPGNLPGDVMYNSAFENGTHTVIGDVSISADLPEEHNITCVIEHPAFEAPETRIIHIPTSLVPPNISFMVLDETEQKVIQCIAANSKPAARITWNLPGNLPKEIMYNSTFRNGTYTAISAFRLSAYLPEEHNVTCVIEHPALHDPETRTIHIPPCFPPHITVQSVTENKKDKEYTTVECVATTSKPAANVTLILPSNNTRQLQTAKHSHKNGTESMACKYTFPSYLHSGQTITCVVNHPSLADTVKRNISIPSYNPNIIIKIFLATPKNTQNRLAVCQSIGSPTGKISWVLPKNNTGNITYKYENGTGMLTSIYEFPFALHEGQNITCVINHGERLATEKRIIHIPQYYISSIKVLHESRMNGKVILQRGRPNQTIELKVNGNVPLYRLECRRMHGVSPVKLLGNVLFFEGPFKESQSGIYICEASYYHHRASVQIDVRITSEDRSWEYILICFSAATGLTIIATVFICIIIKVCKEPSQDHPKSKNSSSNNSGDSMEHLTRIMLEQKSPALQKMHAKEKQEEYTELVHYSIVIDLKTYV encoded by the exons ATGAGTTTCTTCATTTTTCTGCTTTTCGGTGTATTTCTCAATACAGTGG TATCTGAGAATTCCAAGAGGATCTTAATACATAAAAATGTCACAGGTGTGCTGGGTAAAGAAGCTGTCTTCCAATGTGAATATACCGGAATGGAAAATGTATCATATTCCAACTGGTTTACAAAAACAGATACAACAAAAGTCAAAGTGGTTGGCTATAATGAAAAGGTCTATGTAAATAACAAACGCTTTAGTTATCCACAGTCTAACAAAAACCTCACTGTCAAGATTACTAGAACTCAGCTTGaagatgaaaatatatatatttgtgctttCTCTACTGCTGCACAAGAACTGGAAGAAACACTTTATCTCACGGTTTTAG TTCCCCCAGATGTCTACATATCCAGCTCAGCACAAACAGAAAATGAAGATGAGTATCAATCTATTGAATGCACAGCCTTCAATTCCAAACCAGCCGCTAATATCTCCTGGGTTGTATCTGGCCTCATTGCGGACAGCATtacacaaacaataaataaacacctaAATGGCACATTCACCCAGAGGAGTGTATATAGATTCCCTACCTATTTACATGAAGGAAAGGATATAACTTGTATGGTAGACCACCCAACATTTACTGAGGTAAAGACGATGATGATACAAGTGCCATCCTACA CTGTCCCAAACATGACCGTTCAAATATATacaacaaatgaaaatgaaactgaaTATAAAACTATTGAATGCACAGCAGCTAAAGGCAAACCAGCAGCAAAGATCACATGGGTCCTCCCTGAAAATAAAAGTGGGGAAATCAACTATGGTATTACAGCAGACAATGGGACTGAGACAGTTACCAGCACATATCGATTTCCAGCACATCTGCATGAGGGGCAGAGCATCAATTGTGTAATAGAACACCCTAAACTTGCCATCAAAGAGGTGAAAACCGTATCACTTCCAGCTTATT ACCTTTCCTCTATGCATGTGCGGGACGGAGAAACTGTAAACAAACCAAATCCCACTGAAAATGAGGTCATGTACAGAGTAGTGCTGAAAGTGGGTCAGCGTAATCAAACCATTGTGATAGAAGTTGAAGGAAATGTACCCCGCTACACACTGAAATGCATCAA ACAGAATGATTCACTTCCACTTGACATAAAAGTGGtgaaaaatggcattttttttgaAGGACCAATTAAGGAAAGTCATTCGGGgattttaatttgtattgcttCCTACCATGGCCATCAACTGTCAGTCCCAGTGGAAATACAGGTCTATTCAGAAAAGCCAG TTCCACCCAACATTAGCACTCTGGTGTTCGATGAAGCAGAACATAAAGTCATTAGGTGCATAGCAGCCAACAGCAAACCAGCAGCAAGGATCACTTGGAATCTGCCTGGAAACCTTCCTGGAGATGTGATGTATAACAGCGCATTTGAAAATGGAACACACACGGTTATTGGTGATGTTAGCATTTCAGCTGACTTGCCTGAGGAACACAATATCACTTGTGTGATTGAACACCCAGCCTTTGAAGCTCCAGAGACCAGGATAATACACATTCCTACATCCT TAGTTCCCCCAAACATTAGTTTTATGGTATTAGACGAAACAGAACAAAAAGTAATTCAGTGCATAGCAGCCAATAGCAAACCAGCAGCAAGGATCACCTGGAATCTGCCTGGAAACCTTCCTAAAGAAATAATGTATAACAGTACATTTCGAAATGGCACATACACTGCAATTAGTGCTTTTAGGCTTTCTGCATACTTGCCTGAGGAGCACAATGTCACTTGTGTGATCGAACACCCAGCACTTCATGATCCAGAGACCAGGACAATACACATTCCTCCATGCT TTCCACCCCATATTACCGTACAGAGtgtgacagaaaacaaaaaagacaaagaaTACACAACTGTTGAATGTGTAGCAACTACCAGCAAACCTGCTGCGAATGTTACTTTGATTTTACCAAGCAACAATACTAGACAACTGCAaactgcaaaacacagtcacaagAATGGAACTGAGTCAATGGCATGTAAATACACATTTCCTTCTTACTTACATTCTGGGCAAACCATAACCTGTGTGGTAAATCACCCATCACTTGCTGACACAGTCAAGAGAAACATAAGCATTCCTTCATACA ATCCAAATATTATCATTAAAATTTTTTTGGCTacaccaaaaaacacacaaaatagatTAGCTGTATGCCAGTCCATTGGGAGTCCAACTGGAAAAATCTCTTGGGTCCTACCAAAGAATAATACTGGGAATATAACATACAAATATGAAAATGGAACAGGAATGCTTACCAGTATCTATGAATTTCCATTTGCCCTACATGAAGGGCAGAACATAACTTGTGTTATTAATCATGGAGAGCGTCTGGCTACAGAGAAAAGGATAATACACATACCTCAGTACT ATATTTCTTCCATAAAAGTATTACATGAAAGTCGAATGAATGGCAAAGTAATCCTGCAGAGGGGTCGTCCAAACCAGACAATTGAACTGAAAGTGAATGGCAATGTACCACTGTACCGTTTAGAATGTAGGAG GATGCATGGTGTGTCTCCTGTGAAACTGCTGGGAAATGTACTGTTCTTTGAAGGGCCTTTTAAGGAAAGTCAGTCTGGAATATACATCTGTGAGGCATCGTACTACCATCATCGAGCTTCTGTTCAGATTGATGTTAGAATTACCTCAGAAGACAGATCCT gGGAGTATATCCTGATATGTTTTTCAGCAGCAACAGGACTCACCATAATTGCAACAGTTTTTATCTGCATCATTATCAAAGTCTG